Part of the Vagococcus teuberi genome, TAACAATCTTTCCATAACAAAAAAACTCCTTCGCTAACATATTAATTAACGAAAGAGCTTATTAATTCTTGTCACTTTAATTTGGGAATCATTCAAAATTTGACTCTTTTAGTCAGTAATCCAAACTATGAGAAATTCATCTTGGATACCATACTAAGTGAGCATTTCACTCATCAAATCCTAATTGAAACACCTTCAAAACCCTTGCTATATCAGCCTTATCTAATCCCTAAAGATATTCTGGCATATCTGCTCATACGATCAGTCGTCCACGCTGGATACCAAACGAGTTTTACTTCTAATTTTTTGATTTCATCTATATCACTTAATGCATCGTGAATTTGTTCTGTGATAACGTCTGCTAATGGGCATCCCATCGTAGTCAACGTCATTTTAACTTCGCAATAACCTTCTTCATCCAAATTCACTTCGTAGACCAATCCTAAATTAACAATATCGATTCCCAATTCAGGGTCAATGACCGTCTCTAGTGCAGCAAGAATATCTTCTTTTACTTCATTTAGTTCTTCTTCAGTCCATTTTGACTCACTCATTTTCATTCTACCCCCTCAATATAAACTCACTTTTATATTAACTGAGAAATGAGTGTTTGTAAACGACTTAGCTAATGCTCACAAAAATTTAATATTTTCTAAACCGATTATATCGTTGATTTTTCAACTCATCTACCGACATTGTCTGATAATCATTCAACTGATCAATAATAGTCTTTTTAAGATTCTTGATAATGTCTTTTTTAGATAACGTATCATTGCCACATGTCTCAGATATTACCTTATCAACAACATGTAATTCCTTTAATTCAAAAGCTGTCAACTTCATAATT contains:
- a CDS encoding metal-sulfur cluster assembly factor, producing the protein MKMSESKWTEEELNEVKEDILAALETVIDPELGIDIVNLGLVYEVNLDEEGYCEVKMTLTTMGCPLADVITEQIHDALSDIDEIKKLEVKLVWYPAWTTDRMSRYARISLGIR